In one window of Toxotes jaculatrix isolate fToxJac2 chromosome 10, fToxJac2.pri, whole genome shotgun sequence DNA:
- the clk4a gene encoding dual specificity protein kinase CLK4 isoform X1: MKMRHSKRMRSPGVWLDEYSWEERMECRKRKKRESHSSERENKSRRTHHHHKTHEGHYLETRSLNQRPDSREGYTQDHNFVMACEEDSREGTCKDRDLDWHHYSKSSGRSGRSGRSGRSRRSSYRHRDRRRRRSHSRHRSSSRRSHHRRSRKRSRSVEDDDEGHLIYHSGDMLRARYEIVCTLGEGAFGKVVECIDHSNDGARVALKIIKNIDRYREAAMSEVEVLEQLKSLDNDRRYACVRMLDWFDYHGHICIAFELLGLSTYDFLKENNFQPFPVEHIRHMAYQIIRAVRFLHKNKLTHTDLKPENILFIDSDYDMEYNPEKKRDERTLKNPDVKIVDFGNATYEHEHHTSVVSTRHYRAPEVILDLGWDHSCDVWSVGCILIEYYLGSTLFQTHDSKEHLAMMERVLGPIPTNLLQKTKKRRYVHRCKLDWDVHSSSGRYVRKHCRPLKHYIVSKSEDHQQLFDLIEKMMEYDPAKRLSLDQALRHPFFSCYYNNSSSSKSRSSSSKKD; this comes from the exons ATGAAG ATGCGCCACTCAAAGCGGATGCGTTCCCCAGGTGTCTGGCTTGATGAGTACAGCTGGGAAGAGAGAATGGAGTGTCGTAAGCGAAAGAAACGGGAGTCTCACAGCAgcgaaagagaaaacaaatccaGAAGAACTCACCATCACCACAAGACACATGAGGG GCATTACCTGGAGACCCGCAGTTTGAACCAGAGGCCAGACTCCCGGGAAGGATACACCCAGGACCATAATTTTGTCATGGCCTGTGAGGAGGACAGTCGCGAAGGCACCTGCAAGGACAGAGACCTTGACTGGCACCACTACAGCAAGTCGTCCGGGCGTAGTGGGCGCAGTGGTCGTAGCGGTCGCAGCAGGCGAAGCAGCTAcaggcacagagacagaaggcgCAGACGTAGCCATTCTCGCCACAGGTCCTCCTCG AGGAGGAGCCATCACCGCAGGAGCAGGAAAAGATCCAGGAGTGTTGAGGATGATGACGAGGGTCACCTCATCTATCACAGTGGAGACATGCTGAGAGCGAGAT ATGAGATTGTGTGTACTCTAGGAGAGGGTGCCTTTGGGAAGGTCGTTGAATGCATTGATCACTCTAA TGATGGAGCTCGAGTGGCTCTGAAGATCATTAAAAACATAGACCGCTACCGTGAGGCAGCGATGTCTGAGGTAGAGGTGCTTGAACAGTTGAAGTCCCTTGACAATGACAGGAGATA TGCATGTGTACGCATGCTGGACTGGTTTGACTACCACGGCCACATTTGTATCGCCTTTGAGCTGCTTGGTCTCAGCACCTATGATTTCCTCAAGGAGAACAATTTCCAGCCTTTCCCCGTTGAACACATCAGACACATGGCGTACCAGATCATCCGAGCTGTTCGAT ttttaCATAAGAACAAGCTGACTCACACAGATCTGAAGCCTGAGAATATTCTCTTCATTGATTCAGACTATGATATGGAGTACAACCCTGAAAAA AAACGTGACGAACGGACACTGAAGAACCCAGATGTGAAAATTGTGGACTTTGGTAACGCCACATACGAACACGAGCACCACACCTCTGTGGTGTCGACACGTCACTACCGCGCTCCTGAAGTCATTTTAG ATCTGGGCTGGGACCATTCCTGTGATGTCTGGAGTGTAGGCTGTATACTCATCGAGTACTACCTTGGATCGACTCTCTTCCAG acCCATGACAGTAAAGAACACTTAGCCATGATGGAGAGAGTCCTGGGCCCCATCCCCACAAACCTTCTGCAGAAAACCAA GAAACGGCGGTACGTTCATCGGTGCAAACTGGACTGGGATGTGCACAGTTCTTCTGGGAGATACGtcaggaaacactgcagacctCTGAAG CATTACATTGTGTCGAAGAGCGAGGAccaccagcagctgtttgaccTGATAGAGAAGATGATGGAGTATGACCCAGCTAAGCGCCTCAGTCTTGATCAGGCCCTCAGACACCCCTTCTTCTCCTGCTACTACAATAACAGTAGCAGCAGTAAGAGCCgcagtagcagcagcaaaaAAGACTGA
- the clk4a gene encoding dual specificity protein kinase CLK4 isoform X2, with product MSEVEVLEQLKSLDNDRRYACVRMLDWFDYHGHICIAFELLGLSTYDFLKENNFQPFPVEHIRHMAYQIIRAVRFLHKNKLTHTDLKPENILFIDSDYDMEYNPEKKRDERTLKNPDVKIVDFGNATYEHEHHTSVVSTRHYRAPEVILDLGWDHSCDVWSVGCILIEYYLGSTLFQTHDSKEHLAMMERVLGPIPTNLLQKTKKRRYVHRCKLDWDVHSSSGRYVRKHCRPLKHYIVSKSEDHQQLFDLIEKMMEYDPAKRLSLDQALRHPFFSCYYNNSSSSKSRSSSSKKD from the exons ATGTCTGAGGTAGAGGTGCTTGAACAGTTGAAGTCCCTTGACAATGACAGGAGATA TGCATGTGTACGCATGCTGGACTGGTTTGACTACCACGGCCACATTTGTATCGCCTTTGAGCTGCTTGGTCTCAGCACCTATGATTTCCTCAAGGAGAACAATTTCCAGCCTTTCCCCGTTGAACACATCAGACACATGGCGTACCAGATCATCCGAGCTGTTCGAT ttttaCATAAGAACAAGCTGACTCACACAGATCTGAAGCCTGAGAATATTCTCTTCATTGATTCAGACTATGATATGGAGTACAACCCTGAAAAA AAACGTGACGAACGGACACTGAAGAACCCAGATGTGAAAATTGTGGACTTTGGTAACGCCACATACGAACACGAGCACCACACCTCTGTGGTGTCGACACGTCACTACCGCGCTCCTGAAGTCATTTTAG ATCTGGGCTGGGACCATTCCTGTGATGTCTGGAGTGTAGGCTGTATACTCATCGAGTACTACCTTGGATCGACTCTCTTCCAG acCCATGACAGTAAAGAACACTTAGCCATGATGGAGAGAGTCCTGGGCCCCATCCCCACAAACCTTCTGCAGAAAACCAA GAAACGGCGGTACGTTCATCGGTGCAAACTGGACTGGGATGTGCACAGTTCTTCTGGGAGATACGtcaggaaacactgcagacctCTGAAG CATTACATTGTGTCGAAGAGCGAGGAccaccagcagctgtttgaccTGATAGAGAAGATGATGGAGTATGACCCAGCTAAGCGCCTCAGTCTTGATCAGGCCCTCAGACACCCCTTCTTCTCCTGCTACTACAATAACAGTAGCAGCAGTAAGAGCCgcagtagcagcagcaaaaAAGACTGA